One window from the genome of Epinephelus moara isolate mb chromosome 5, YSFRI_EMoa_1.0, whole genome shotgun sequence encodes:
- the LOC126390431 gene encoding uncharacterized protein LOC126390431: MLPLSTVESDSFRAITAKIPVKAGVRTPCRKTFSKYLDAEYTKMNTELKKTFEELEFLSTTADIWTAHNKGYIGVTAHWIDPQSSERKKAALARFTGRHTYDSIATELENIHSSFAISHKVTATVTDNGSNFVKAFKVYQPVHDDDSEEEDDDDVTFVDLHEALQNRDEDDVITLPPHHRCASHTANLISCSDVDKWLLSRPEVKAVYRSATAKCTALWNRASRSTVSAKTVDDVLTKKLLVPCTTRWNSFHDAVARILQFPLTELNTISYKFGLKAITEREYQFLREYCTAMKPLTVALDILQGEDNCFYGTLLPTLEMLMTKTMDTKSGLQLLVDLPEAVVKAIKTRFAEVLESESAILAAVTLPRFKLRWLRTQERKDNAKASLLAECRKNVQDEDQQPGTNAPTRNLSTNSAIEDVFSFEDEEDTSASAESQVADYFKSAAQGMDSLKGFPLIKQVSLKYNAATPSSAPVERLFSLGKLLFTPKRNKLSDAMFEKLLLLRYNHWFKKG, translated from the exons ATGTTGCCATTGTCAACAGTAGAGTCAGACTCCTTCCGAGCCATCACTGCGAAAATTCCAGTGAAAGCAGGGGTCAGAACGCCATGTcgaaaaacattttccaaataCCTTGATGCAGAGTATacaaaaatgaacacagagCTGAAGAAGACCTTTGAAGAGTTGGAGTTTCTTTCTACAACTGCAGACATTTGGACTGCCCACAACAAGGGTTACATAGGCGTGACCGCCCACTGGATAGATCCACAGAGCTCTGAACGGAAGAAAGCAGCCCTGGCCCGGTTCACGGGTCGCCACACGTATGACAGCATTGCTACCGAACTGGAGAATATCCACTCATCCTTCGCCATTTCTCACAAAGTCACTGCTACTGTTACAGACAATGGTTCGAATTTTGTGAAGGCCTTCAAAGTATACCAGCCTGTTCATGATGACGactctgaggaggaggatgatgatgatgtgacgTTTGTCGACCTTCATGAGGCCTTACAAAACAGGGATGAGGATGATGTGATTACTTTGCCACCACACCACAGATGTGCATCACACACAGCAAACCTCATTTCATGCTCTGATGTTGACAAGTGGTTACTCTCAAGGCCAGAGGTAAAAGCTGTGTACAGAAGTGCTACCGCAAAATGCACAGCTTTATGGAATAGGGCCAGCCGTTCCACAGTGTCTGCCAAGACCGTGGATGATGTCCTCACGAAGAAGCTCCTTGTCCCGTGCACGACCAGATGGAACTCCTTTCATGATGCCGTGGCCCGAATCTTGCAGTTCCCCCTCACCGAGCTGAACACCATCTCCTACAAGTTCGGTTTGAAGGCCATCACAGAACGGGAGTACCAGTTCCTCAGGGAATACTGCACAGCGATGAAGCCACTGACCGTAGCCCTCGACATTCTTCAG GGCGAGGACAATTGCTTCTATGGGACACTCCTACCAACACTGGAGATGTTGATGACCAAAACCATGGACACGAAGAGTGGCCTGCAACTCCTTGTTGACCTTCCAGAGGCAGTTGTCAAG GCAATCAAAACCAGATTTGCAGAGGTGCTGGAAAGCGAAAGTGCCATCTTGGCAGCTGTGACACTGCCAAGGTTCAAACTACGTTGGCTGCGGACACAGGAAAGGAAGGACAACGCCAAGGCAAGTCTGCTGGCAGAGTGCCGGAAAAATGTCCAAGATGAAGACCAGCAACCAGGTACCAACGCACCAACACGCAACCTCAGCACCAACTCCGCCATAGAGGATGTATTTTCCTttgaggatgaggaggacacCTCTGCTTCTGCTGAAAGCCAAGTCGCTGACTATTTCAAGTCAGCAGCACAAGGGATGGACAGCCTAAAGGGGTTTCCACTGATAAAGCAAGTGTCACTTAAATACAATGCAGCCACTCCATCCAGTGCCCCTGTAGAAAGACTCTTTAGCCTGGGGAAGCTCTTGTTCACTCCAAAGAGGAACAAGCTGTCTGACGCGATGTTTGAGAAGCTTCTGCTCCTCAGATACAATCACTGGTTTAAGAAGGGGTAG